The Aptenodytes patagonicus chromosome 12, bAptPat1.pri.cur, whole genome shotgun sequence nucleotide sequence GGCAGGAGCAAGGATCCTGGCAGAGCTTTCCGCACGTGGCCACATCCCTGCCCGGACTCCAGAGAGGAGGCTGCCGGGACAGCCAGGATGGAGGAATGGGGTAGGCGAGgggcctcctcccagcgctgccctcccccagctgctgccgGGGTGGGGACGTGGGTTCCTGCTCCGCTAAGCCCTGCAGCTTTTCTCCTCTAAAGCCTGATTACTCTGGCGGTgcctgtgcgtgcgtgtgtgcgtgctcgggaggggaggaggaggaatttcaCAACAAGTGTTTGCAGCCACGCTGGGCCCAGCtgccccagagctgccccagggaTGGCGGCATCGCCCCCCCTTCGGGGAATGGTGCCGAGGGGGGGCTCTCGCCGTCGCTGCTGAGCCCCTGCCTCCGTCAGAGCGTCCGGGCGCCTGCGGTGGGTGTGCGGGCAGAGCGCGCTGGGGCATGGCAGGAGGTCAGCACTGGGGCTTGGAGGTGGACGCTGTGGCTCCCTGTGGGATTTGAAGGCGGATGCTGCGGCTCCTCATGGGGCTTGGAAGTGGATGCTGCAGCTCCCTATGGGGGTTGGAGGTGGACGTCATGGCTGCCCATGGGGTTTGGAGGTGGACGCAGCAGGGACTCAAGAGGTGGACGCTGCAGCTCCCCATGGGACTCGGAGGTGGGCGCTGCAGCTCTTGGTGGGGTTTGGCGGTGGACGCTGTGGCTCCCTGTGGGGCCTAGAGGTGGATGCTGCAGCTCCCCATGTGGCTTCCGTCCCCTGCCCAGCGCTGGTGTGCAGTGCTGCCCTGGGGACAAGGGtccaggaggagaaggaggaggaggaggaggaggaagaggaggaggagggtgaggggCGCAGCCTAGCCTGAGCTGGGTGAACAGCATCATCCAAGGGGGGGCGTGGGAGCTGGGGTGCAGCCCTGCAACCTGCTGCCTCCGTGGCACCCGGCCAAGGGGGACATGGGTGGCCACAGGGTGGGGACCAGGCGAGCCTCGCACGAGCTCCGGCTGCCGGCTCAGGGGCATCCCACGGGCGCCCGTGGTCCCATCCGGCGTGGGGGCCGCACGCCGCTGGAGCGGAGCAGGAGATGAGCCCCGTGACTTCCCTGGGGCTGCAGTCCCTGGGGGAGGAGAGCCGGGCACAGAGAGCCTTTAAGCGTCGGAGTGCCATTGCTACCAGGCCAGGACTTCCTCTGTGACCCCCCATTTCTGTCTGGATGGCGACCCTTTTAAAGAGCAGCGGAACGGATCTCCACCGAGGTCCGTTCCCTGGAGTTTCTTTGTTCGCAGCGCTGAGACTTTCATGGCAGGGGGAGGAAGAGCCGCTTTGAAAAGCCCGTTGGCTCTTGCCAGCGCtaactctcttttcttttctacttccAGAGCCGCATGTTGTGTACCAGAGCCGCAGAGTATGTCTTTGCACTGAGATCGGACTGAAGTCCTCTGCAGCCGGCGCTGGAGGAGACGCCCCGTTGATGAGCGTTCCCGTCTGAGCTTTCCCTGGTGGCTGGCGGGCTGGTGCTACCAGAAGGGCTTTGGGGGTCTTTCGCTTTGGCGttgggggtgggttttggggggtttttttgttttgttttttttttttttattttgggtttggttttgttgttgtgctCTGGGCACCATGTCAAATTCGGGCTCCCATCAAGACACTGGGAACAAGCCAGAGAcggaaaaaaataaccaagatGACTCTCAACCCCCTGTCAACTCCgagaggaggaacaaaagtgGAATAATAAGTGAACCTTTGAACAAAAGTCTTAAGAAGTCCCGTCCACTCTCCCACTATTCCACCTTTGGTAGCAGCAGCTCGGTAAGCGAACATTCAGAGAAAGGCAACCCCTTAGCTAATGGCAACGAAGCGACTGTGGATAAAAGTCATTCTACCTCAAAGCACAAAAACATCTCTAGTATGCTGAGCAAATTAGACCGGGTGTCGGAGATCTCCTCAGAAGGACAGACCGCTCTGCAACAGTTTGCTCAGTCGACAGAAATGCTCAAAAGAGTGGTACAGGAGCATCTTCCTCTAGCAAGCGACCACGGGACTGGTATCTCTGACATGGAGGCAGTCTCAGCTGCAGAGACAATGAACGGCCCCTCTGATTTTCCTTACCTGGGGGCTTTTCCCATCAACCCAGGCCTTTTCATTATGACCCCTGCCGGCGTGTTTCTGGCAGAGAGCGCGCTCCATATGGCTGGCTTGGCAGAGTATCCCATGCAGAATGAGTTGGCATCTGCCATCAATTCGGGGAAAAAGAAACGGAAAAGATGCGGCATGTGCCCGCCCTGCCGAAGACGGATAAACTGCGAGCAGTGCAGCAGTTGTAGGAATCGCAAAACTGGCCACCAGATTTGCAAATTCCGAAAATGTGAAGAACTCAAAAAGAAGCCTTCTGCAGCACTGGAGGTAACCGGCCCCTCTCAGGCACCCTAACCCCTCCTTGGGCTGCGCTCCTGGGTTCGGATCTTG carries:
- the CXXC5 gene encoding CXXC-type zinc finger protein 5, giving the protein MSNSGSHQDTGNKPETEKNNQDDSQPPVNSERRNKSGIISEPLNKSLKKSRPLSHYSTFGSSSSVSEHSEKGNPLANGNEATVDKSHSTSKHKNISSMLSKLDRVSEISSEGQTALQQFAQSTEMLKRVVQEHLPLASDHGTGISDMEAVSAAETMNGPSDFPYLGAFPINPGLFIMTPAGVFLAESALHMAGLAEYPMQNELASAINSGKKKRKRCGMCPPCRRRINCEQCSSCRNRKTGHQICKFRKCEELKKKPSAALEKVMLPTGAAFRWFQ